Proteins encoded within one genomic window of Bradyrhizobium sp. CB1717:
- a CDS encoding protein-disulfide reductase DsbD domain-containing protein: protein MLTRVPLRAAIGVATTLLASALAVRADDASPWQRDGHSAVRLLAGSRSGAVLLGGIAFQLQPGWKTYWRMPGDSGVPPRFDFSKSENVEAVTVMWPAPLKFDDGAGGHSIGYHDQIVLPLRIVAKSADKPVTLRAEINYAVCEKLCIPVEANAELGFNSVASTEDANLRAALDTVPKPATIGDPNPLTIRDIKRDGAKNVVVDVIVPDGRNVNLFVEGPTPDWSLPIPAPVEPSPPGVKRFSFELDGLPPGAKAEGAALKFTLVGPEKSYEFNTNLE, encoded by the coding sequence ATGCTGACAAGAGTTCCCCTGCGTGCGGCGATTGGCGTCGCGACAACCCTGCTTGCGTCGGCGCTTGCCGTGCGCGCCGACGACGCCTCGCCCTGGCAGCGCGACGGACATTCCGCAGTGCGGCTGCTGGCGGGATCGCGTAGCGGCGCCGTGCTGCTCGGCGGTATCGCCTTCCAGCTCCAGCCCGGCTGGAAGACCTATTGGCGCATGCCCGGCGATTCCGGCGTTCCGCCGCGGTTCGACTTCTCGAAATCAGAAAATGTCGAAGCGGTGACGGTGATGTGGCCGGCGCCGCTGAAGTTCGACGACGGCGCGGGCGGCCATTCGATCGGCTATCACGACCAGATCGTGCTGCCGCTGCGCATCGTCGCCAAGTCCGCCGACAAGCCGGTGACGCTGCGTGCCGAGATCAACTACGCGGTGTGCGAAAAACTCTGCATACCCGTCGAGGCCAATGCCGAGCTCGGCTTCAACAGCGTCGCATCGACCGAGGACGCGAACCTGCGTGCCGCACTCGACACCGTGCCCAAGCCCGCCACGATCGGTGATCCCAATCCGCTCACCATCCGCGACATCAAGCGCGACGGGGCCAAGAATGTGGTGGTCGACGTGATTGTGCCTGATGGCCGCAACGTCAATCTGTTCGTCGAAGGGCCGACGCCCGACTGGTCGTTGCCGATCCCCGCGCCGGTCGAGCCCAGCCCGCCCGGCGTGAAGCGCTTCTCATTTGAGCTCGACGGGCTGCCGCCAGGCGCCAAGGCCGAGGGCGCAGCGCTGAAGTTCACGCTGGTTGGGCCGGAGAAGTCGTACGAGTTCAATACGAACCTGGAATGA
- the cysW gene encoding sulfate ABC transporter permease subunit CysW produces MTMQIADTVSLSASDAKAREKARAHAAAARDNLRTEPRAVRIAIITLAIMFLTVFVVLPLVVVFAQAFSRGILAYLAALAEPEAMAAIRLTLIVAAISVGLNLVFGLVAAWAIAKFEFKGKTFLITLIDLPFSVSPVISGLVFVLLFGAQGYFGGWLRDHDIQILFAVPGIALATTFVTFPFVARALIPLMQEQGTQEEEAAISLGASGLQTFFRVTLPNIKWGVLYGVLLCNARAMGEFGAVSVVSGHIRGETNTMPLLVEILYNEYQFVAAFAIASLLAMLALITLIAKTVLERHLDEGEDASDH; encoded by the coding sequence ATGACGATGCAGATCGCAGATACCGTGTCGCTCTCGGCTTCCGATGCCAAGGCCCGTGAAAAAGCGCGCGCGCATGCGGCGGCCGCGCGTGACAATCTCCGCACCGAGCCGCGCGCGGTGCGCATCGCCATCATCACGCTGGCGATCATGTTTCTCACAGTCTTCGTCGTGCTGCCGCTGGTCGTCGTGTTCGCGCAGGCGTTTTCGCGCGGCATCCTCGCCTATCTCGCCGCGCTCGCCGAGCCGGAGGCGATGGCGGCGATCAGGCTGACGTTGATCGTCGCGGCGATCTCGGTCGGCCTCAATCTCGTGTTCGGTCTCGTCGCCGCCTGGGCAATCGCCAAGTTCGAGTTCAAGGGCAAGACCTTCCTGATCACACTGATCGATCTGCCGTTCTCCGTCAGTCCGGTGATCTCGGGCCTCGTCTTCGTGCTGCTGTTCGGCGCGCAAGGTTATTTCGGCGGCTGGCTCAGGGACCACGACATCCAGATCCTGTTCGCTGTGCCCGGCATCGCGCTTGCGACCACCTTCGTGACTTTCCCCTTCGTCGCGCGCGCGCTGATCCCGTTGATGCAGGAGCAGGGCACGCAGGAGGAGGAGGCCGCGATCTCGCTCGGCGCCTCGGGCCTGCAGACCTTCTTCCGCGTCACGCTGCCCAACATCAAATGGGGCGTGCTCTACGGCGTTCTGCTCTGCAACGCCCGCGCGATGGGCGAGTTCGGCGCGGTCTCGGTCGTCTCCGGCCACATCCGCGGCGAGACCAACACCATGCCGCTCTTGGTCGAGATCCTCTACAACGAATACCAGTTCGTCGCCGCCTTCGCGATCGCCTCGCTGCTGGCGATGCTGGCGCTGATCACGCTGATCGCAAAAACCGTCCTCGAACGTCATCTCGACGAAGGAGAAGACGCAAGTGACCATTGA
- a CDS encoding YqgE/AlgH family protein produces the protein MAPTGKRTGESTRGAGAGLPNSAGYLDGRLLIAMPVMGDPRFERSVIYLCAHSAEGAMGIIVNHPAGSIDFPELLQQLGIIKKGEHIKLPGNAESMKVLQGGPVDTGRGFVLHSSDFYIEKATLRIDDGVCLTATVDILRAIANGSGPKHAILALGYAGWAPGQLETEIQSNGWLHCDADADLIFGDDVDEKYGRALRKIGIDPGMLSNEAGHA, from the coding sequence ATGGCTCCCACTGGCAAGAGGACGGGCGAAAGCACCCGCGGCGCGGGCGCCGGGCTCCCCAATTCGGCCGGTTATCTCGACGGCCGACTCCTGATCGCGATGCCCGTGATGGGCGATCCCCGTTTCGAGCGCTCGGTGATCTATCTCTGTGCCCACTCGGCCGAAGGCGCCATGGGCATCATCGTCAACCACCCGGCCGGCAGCATCGATTTCCCCGAGCTGTTGCAGCAGCTCGGCATCATCAAGAAGGGCGAGCACATCAAGCTGCCGGGGAACGCCGAGAGCATGAAGGTGCTGCAAGGCGGTCCCGTCGATACCGGCCGCGGCTTCGTGCTGCATTCCAGCGACTTCTACATCGAGAAGGCGACGCTGCGGATCGACGACGGTGTCTGCCTCACCGCGACCGTCGACATCCTGCGCGCGATCGCCAATGGCTCCGGCCCCAAGCACGCCATCCTCGCGCTCGGCTATGCCGGCTGGGCACCGGGCCAGCTCGAGACCGAGATCCAGAGCAATGGCTGGCTGCATTGCGATGCCGACGCCGACCTGATCTTCGGCGACGACGTCGACGAGAAATACGGCCGCGCCCTGCGCAAGATCGGCATCGATCCCGGCATGCTCTCGAACGAGGCGGGGCACGCGTAG
- a CDS encoding TauD/TfdA family dioxygenase has translation MTIAIRQLQKHFVGEVSGLDLRKPLTPDEAREVEAAMDKYAVLVFHDQDINDEQQMAFALNFGQREDARGGTVTKEKDYRLQSGLNDVSNLGKDGKPLAKDSRAHLFNLGNCLWHSDSSFRPIPAKFSLLSARVVNPKGGNTEFADMRAAYDALDEETRAEIQDLLCEHSLMYSRGSLGFTEYTDEEKEMFKPVLQRLVRTHPVHRRKSLYLSSHAGKVVGMSVPEGRLLLRDLNEHATQAEFVYVHKWKLHDLVMWDNRQTMHRVRRYDQSQPRDMRRATVAGTEPTVQQQAAE, from the coding sequence ATGACGATCGCCATCCGGCAGCTTCAGAAACATTTTGTGGGCGAGGTGTCCGGCCTCGATCTGCGCAAGCCTCTCACACCTGACGAGGCGCGCGAGGTCGAGGCTGCCATGGACAAATACGCGGTGCTGGTCTTCCACGACCAGGACATCAACGACGAGCAGCAGATGGCCTTCGCGCTGAATTTCGGCCAGCGCGAGGACGCGCGCGGCGGCACCGTGACCAAGGAAAAGGATTACCGGCTGCAGTCCGGCCTCAACGACGTCTCCAATCTCGGCAAGGACGGCAAGCCGCTGGCGAAGGATAGCCGCGCGCATCTGTTCAACCTCGGCAACTGCCTGTGGCATTCCGACAGCTCGTTCCGCCCCATTCCGGCAAAATTCTCGCTGCTGTCCGCGCGGGTGGTCAATCCGAAGGGCGGCAACACCGAGTTCGCCGACATGCGCGCGGCCTACGACGCGCTCGACGAGGAGACCAGGGCGGAGATCCAGGACCTCCTCTGCGAGCACTCGCTGATGTATTCGCGCGGATCGCTCGGCTTCACCGAGTACACCGACGAAGAGAAGGAGATGTTCAAGCCGGTGCTGCAACGGCTGGTGCGGACGCATCCCGTGCATCGCCGCAAGTCGCTGTATCTCTCATCGCATGCCGGCAAGGTGGTCGGCATGAGCGTGCCGGAGGGACGCCTCTTGCTGCGCGATCTGAATGAACACGCGACGCAAGCAGAGTTCGTCTACGTGCACAAATGGAAGCTGCATGATCTCGTGATGTGGGACAACCGCCAGACCATGCACCGCGTCCGCCGCTACGACCAGTCCCAGCCCCGCGACATGCGCAGGGCGACGGTCGCAGGGACCGAGCCGACGGTGCAGCAGCAGGCGGCGGAGTAG
- a CDS encoding CAP domain-containing protein: protein MRAAAAIFITLLLAGCAGNEAPVQQPSMYTDMAVPGAQLDAQAAAVMISQYRQNNMLGTIVVDPDLMRLAESQSQAMAAANKMDHDVRAPLAKRLATGGYPATVAVENVSAGYHTLAEAFSGWRDSPPHRANMLKSGVTKLGIAASYAPGTKYKVFWTMILASTEPR from the coding sequence ATGCGCGCTGCGGCCGCAATTTTCATCACTTTGCTGCTCGCCGGCTGTGCCGGCAACGAAGCACCGGTCCAGCAGCCGTCGATGTATACCGACATGGCGGTCCCGGGCGCCCAGCTCGACGCGCAGGCCGCCGCGGTGATGATCTCGCAATACCGCCAGAACAACATGCTCGGCACAATCGTGGTCGATCCCGACCTGATGCGGCTCGCCGAATCCCAGTCCCAGGCCATGGCGGCGGCCAACAAGATGGACCACGACGTCCGCGCGCCGCTGGCCAAGCGCCTTGCCACCGGAGGCTATCCGGCCACGGTTGCCGTCGAGAACGTCTCGGCCGGCTATCATACGCTGGCGGAAGCGTTTTCCGGCTGGCGCGACTCGCCTCCACACCGCGCCAACATGCTCAAGAGCGGTGTCACAAAATTGGGCATTGCGGCGAGCTATGCTCCGGGCACCAAGTACAAGGTGTTCTGGACCATGATCCTGGCGTCGACCGAGCCCCGATAA
- a CDS encoding SDR family oxidoreductase, translated as MANELDFSGRQVLVVGGSSGIGNGIAQAFRSRGAAVAVCGTRAHATEYSAEEGSDLTGLSYAQLDVSNAAAIEAFKPSFDRLDILVLAQGAVIYRRGEFEMSGFRKVVEVNLMSLMACATRFHSMLRDAKGALIMVSSTAAFHSTMGNPAYNASKTGAVGLTRTLGEAWAEDGIRVNGIAPGLVDTKMTKVTTDNPKRLEAALSRIPLRRLGTPADMAGAALFLASPLSSYIIGQTLVVDGGLIL; from the coding sequence ATGGCGAACGAGCTGGATTTTTCAGGCAGGCAGGTGCTGGTCGTCGGCGGTTCCAGCGGCATCGGCAACGGCATCGCACAGGCCTTTCGCAGCCGGGGCGCAGCTGTCGCCGTTTGCGGCACGCGTGCTCACGCAACGGAATATTCAGCCGAAGAAGGCTCCGATCTCACCGGTCTTTCCTATGCGCAGCTCGACGTCAGCAATGCCGCTGCGATCGAAGCGTTCAAGCCGTCGTTCGATCGGCTCGACATCCTGGTGCTCGCGCAGGGCGCGGTGATCTATCGCCGCGGCGAGTTCGAGATGAGCGGCTTCCGCAAGGTCGTCGAGGTCAATCTGATGAGCCTGATGGCCTGCGCCACGCGGTTTCATTCCATGTTGCGGGATGCGAAGGGCGCGCTGATCATGGTGTCCTCGACCGCCGCCTTTCATTCCACGATGGGCAATCCCGCCTACAACGCCTCGAAGACCGGCGCGGTCGGATTGACGCGCACGTTGGGCGAGGCCTGGGCCGAGGACGGCATCCGCGTCAACGGCATTGCGCCCGGCCTCGTCGACACCAAGATGACGAAGGTGACGACTGACAATCCCAAGCGGCTCGAAGCGGCGCTGTCGCGCATTCCGCTGCGGCGACTGGGCACGCCGGCCGACATGGCAGGCGCAGCCTTGTTCCTGGCCTCGCCGCTGTCGTCCTACATCATCGGCCAGACGCTGGTCGTTGATGGCGGTCTGATCTTGTAG
- a CDS encoding 3-hydroxybutyrate dehydrogenase, whose amino-acid sequence MGTLSGKNAVVTGSTSGIGLAYARGFAAAGANVVINGFGSPEDIEKERAKIESDFGVKAVYSPADMTKPAEIAGMIALGEKSFGSVDILVNNAGIQFVSPIEEFPPEKWDQIIAINLSSAFHAIRAAVPGMKKKGWGRIINTASAHSLVASPFKSAYVSAKHGIAGLTKTVALEVATHKITCNCISPGYVWTPLVEKQIPDTMKARGLTREQVINDVLLDAQPTKEFVTSEQVAALALFLCSDDAAQITGTNLSIDGGWTAE is encoded by the coding sequence ATGGGTACTTTGTCAGGCAAGAACGCCGTCGTCACCGGTTCGACCAGCGGCATCGGACTCGCCTACGCGCGCGGCTTCGCGGCTGCCGGCGCCAACGTCGTCATCAACGGCTTCGGCTCGCCCGAGGACATCGAGAAGGAGCGCGCCAAGATCGAATCCGATTTCGGCGTCAAGGCGGTTTACTCGCCCGCCGACATGACCAAGCCCGCCGAAATCGCCGGCATGATTGCGCTCGGCGAGAAGTCGTTCGGCTCGGTCGACATCCTCGTCAACAACGCCGGCATCCAGTTCGTCTCGCCGATCGAGGAATTCCCGCCGGAGAAGTGGGACCAGATCATCGCGATCAACCTGTCCTCGGCCTTCCATGCCATCCGCGCCGCCGTGCCCGGCATGAAGAAGAAGGGCTGGGGCCGCATCATCAACACCGCCTCGGCGCACTCGCTGGTCGCCTCGCCCTTCAAGTCGGCCTATGTGTCGGCCAAGCACGGCATCGCCGGCCTGACCAAGACAGTGGCGCTCGAGGTCGCGACCCACAAGATCACCTGCAACTGCATCAGCCCCGGCTATGTCTGGACCCCGCTGGTGGAGAAGCAGATCCCCGACACGATGAAGGCGCGCGGCCTGACGCGCGAGCAGGTCATCAACGATGTGCTGCTCGACGCGCAGCCGACCAAGGAGTTCGTCACCTCCGAGCAGGTCGCAGCGCTGGCGCTGTTCCTGTGCAGCGACGATGCCGCGCAGATCACCGGCACCAACCTGTCGATCGATGGCGGCTGGACCGCGGAGTAA
- a CDS encoding flippase, which translates to MAVMDAQPATTGPAGLIARLRAKLTGGSSEASLTRRLAGTIFIIRVISAGLAYVSQVLLARWMGTSDYGIYVYVWTWVLLLGSMMDFGISASAQKIIPEYRTSGAHALLRGFLSGSRWLTFAASTLVSLGLAGIVRLLSPWIDPAEVLPLYIGCMTLPAFVVANTQDGIARSHDWMQLGLMPQFIIRQALIIGITGAAFLLGYHLGAVAAMVASLGAVWIAMTGQMVVLNRKLADHIEPGPRAYDVRGWLAVSLPILLVESFYLLLSYTDVLVLQQFRPSDEVGVYFAVVKTLALVSFIHYAMSATTAHRFAEYNASGDKARLSAYVAHAINWTFWPSLAATIVLLALGRPLLWLFGPQFVVGYDIMFVAAIGLVVRAAIGPVERLLNMLGEQKICALAYALAFVMNLVLCLILVPRYGGHGAAAATSISLSFETVLLFWIVRQRLGLHVLAFGR; encoded by the coding sequence GTGGCCGTGATGGATGCACAACCCGCAACGACCGGACCGGCCGGGCTGATCGCGCGGCTGCGGGCAAAGCTCACGGGCGGATCGAGCGAGGCGTCGCTGACGCGGCGGCTGGCGGGTACGATCTTCATCATCCGCGTGATCAGCGCAGGCCTTGCCTATGTCTCGCAGGTGCTGCTGGCGCGCTGGATGGGCACGTCTGACTACGGCATCTATGTCTATGTCTGGACCTGGGTGCTGCTGCTCGGCAGCATGATGGATTTCGGCATCTCGGCCTCCGCGCAAAAGATCATTCCGGAGTACCGCACGAGCGGCGCGCATGCGCTGCTGCGCGGCTTCCTCTCCGGCAGCCGCTGGCTGACCTTTGCCGCCTCCACGCTGGTGTCGCTCGGACTTGCCGGCATCGTCAGGCTGCTGTCGCCCTGGATCGATCCGGCCGAGGTGTTGCCGCTCTATATCGGCTGCATGACGCTGCCGGCCTTCGTCGTCGCCAACACCCAGGACGGCATCGCGCGCTCACACGACTGGATGCAGCTCGGCCTGATGCCGCAATTCATCATCCGCCAGGCTCTGATCATCGGCATCACTGGCGCTGCCTTCCTGCTCGGCTACCATCTCGGCGCGGTCGCCGCGATGGTCGCGAGCCTGGGCGCGGTGTGGATCGCGATGACCGGGCAAATGGTGGTCCTGAACCGCAAGCTCGCCGACCACATCGAGCCGGGTCCCAGGGCTTACGACGTGCGCGGCTGGCTCGCCGTGTCGCTGCCGATCCTGCTGGTGGAGAGCTTCTACCTGCTCTTGTCCTATACCGACGTGCTGGTGCTGCAGCAGTTCCGGCCGTCCGATGAGGTCGGCGTCTATTTCGCCGTGGTGAAGACACTGGCGCTGGTCTCGTTCATCCACTACGCGATGTCGGCGACGACGGCGCATCGCTTCGCGGAATACAACGCCAGCGGCGACAAGGCGCGGCTGTCGGCTTACGTCGCGCATGCCATCAACTGGACGTTCTGGCCGTCGCTGGCGGCGACCATCGTGCTGCTCGCGCTCGGCAGGCCACTGCTCTGGCTGTTCGGGCCGCAATTCGTGGTTGGCTACGACATCATGTTCGTCGCCGCGATCGGCCTCGTGGTGCGCGCCGCGATCGGGCCGGTCGAGCGCCTGCTCAACATGCTCGGCGAGCAGAAGATCTGCGCGCTCGCCTACGCGCTGGCCTTCGTGATGAACCTCGTGCTCTGCCTGATCCTGGTGCCGCGCTACGGCGGCCATGGCGCGGCGGCAGCGACCTCGATCTCGCTGAGCTTCGAGACGGTGCTGCTGTTCTGGATCGTGCGGCAGCGCCTCGGCCTGCACGTGCTGGCGTTCGGACGTTAG
- a CDS encoding SDR family NAD(P)-dependent oxidoreductase codes for MSEFKELSRSVKGLTVLVTGAASGMGRATARVFASEGANVAVTDYDEQGGLSVAKEIAASGGTAKAWKLDVADASEIKRVVGDVAAHFGGLDIVVNNAGISVRVAIDDEAYEDAWAKGIAVMLTAHPRIIRAALPHLRRSKSPRIVNIASTEALGATALHSPYSAAKGGVASLTRSLAVELGREGITVNCICPGPIRTAITDRISEEHKTIYAKRRTALGRYGDPEEVAHMTLSLCLPAASFLTGAVIPVDGGLMARNA; via the coding sequence ATGTCCGAGTTCAAAGAGCTCAGCCGCTCCGTGAAGGGCCTGACCGTTCTCGTCACCGGAGCTGCCAGCGGCATGGGGCGCGCCACCGCACGCGTGTTCGCAAGCGAGGGCGCGAACGTCGCTGTCACCGATTATGACGAGCAGGGTGGATTGTCCGTCGCGAAGGAGATCGCGGCGAGCGGCGGAACAGCGAAGGCGTGGAAGCTCGACGTTGCCGACGCCAGCGAGATCAAGCGCGTGGTCGGCGATGTCGCCGCGCATTTCGGCGGGCTCGACATCGTCGTCAACAATGCCGGCATCTCCGTGCGCGTTGCGATCGATGACGAAGCTTACGAGGACGCCTGGGCCAAGGGCATCGCCGTGATGCTGACGGCGCATCCGCGCATCATCCGCGCCGCGCTGCCGCATTTGCGCCGGTCGAAGAGCCCGCGCATCGTCAACATCGCTTCCACCGAGGCGCTCGGCGCCACCGCATTGCACAGCCCCTATTCGGCGGCGAAGGGCGGCGTCGCGAGCCTCACCCGTTCGCTCGCGGTCGAGCTCGGCCGTGAAGGCATCACCGTCAACTGCATCTGCCCGGGCCCGATCCGCACCGCCATCACCGACCGCATTTCCGAGGAGCACAAGACCATCTACGCCAAGCGCCGCACCGCACTCGGCCGTTACGGCGACCCCGAAGAGGTCGCGCATATGACGCTGAGCCTGTGCCTGCCGGCGGCGTCCTTCCTGACCGGCGCTGTGATCCCGGTCGACGGCGGGCTGATGGCGCGCAACGCGTGA
- a CDS encoding sulfite exporter TauE/SafE family protein, producing the protein MIDPLYVASGFGVGLLVGMTGVGGGSLMTPLLILLFGVHPSTAVGTDLLYAAATKTGGSIVHGWSRSVHWPAVLRLACGSIPASALTLLVLWKLDLKSDTERSLVNLVLCFALLLTATSLIFRKAIMERYRRRLEQVDDRTTAVATVITGIVLGVLVSISSVGAGAVGVTVLLLLYPRLPMATIVGSDIAHAVPLTLVAGIGHWALGDVDWALMGVLLLGSLPGIIVGSYSATRVPETVLRLTLASVLFVVAGKIMFAELNLSSAIVTALAWTH; encoded by the coding sequence ATGATTGATCCGCTTTATGTCGCCTCCGGATTCGGCGTCGGCCTGCTTGTCGGGATGACCGGCGTGGGTGGCGGCTCGTTGATGACGCCGCTGCTGATCCTGCTGTTCGGCGTCCATCCTTCCACCGCCGTCGGCACCGACCTGCTCTACGCCGCCGCCACCAAAACCGGCGGCAGCATCGTGCATGGCTGGTCGCGCAGCGTACACTGGCCGGCGGTGCTGCGGCTTGCCTGCGGCAGCATTCCGGCCAGCGCGTTGACGCTGCTGGTGCTGTGGAAGCTCGATCTCAAAAGCGATACCGAGCGCAGCCTGGTCAATTTGGTGCTGTGCTTCGCACTGCTGCTGACCGCCACGTCGCTGATCTTCCGCAAGGCGATCATGGAGCGCTATCGCAGGAGACTGGAGCAGGTCGACGATCGCACCACGGCGGTTGCGACCGTCATCACGGGCATCGTGCTCGGCGTGCTCGTCTCGATTTCGTCGGTCGGCGCCGGCGCCGTCGGCGTGACCGTGCTGCTGCTGCTCTACCCGCGCCTGCCGATGGCAACCATCGTCGGCTCCGACATCGCCCATGCCGTGCCGCTGACGCTGGTGGCCGGGATCGGGCACTGGGCGCTTGGCGATGTCGACTGGGCGCTGATGGGCGTGCTGCTGCTTGGCTCACTGCCCGGCATCATCGTCGGCAGCTACAGCGCGACACGCGTCCCCGAGACGGTGCTGCGCCTGACCCTTGCCAGCGTGCTGTTCGTGGTCGCCGGCAAGATCATGTTCGCGGAGCTGAATTTGTCGTCGGCCATCGTGACGGCGCTGGCCTGGACGCATTGA
- a CDS encoding DUF3734 domain-containing protein, producing the protein MTDHSPESASVPANAQRVLVLQGGGALGSYQAGAFQALCGYGFEPDWVAGISIGAINAAIIAGNEGHTRVKRLKEFWEMVSAPVPWKPVGKSDHSRELFNSTSAALIATFGVPGFFVPRVPPAPMWPPGHPEAESYYDTAPLKKTLERLVDFDRINDLKTRFSVGAVGVTSGNFKYFDNYEFKKLGKKIGPEHIMASGALPPGFPSVIIDGEHYWDGGIASNTPLDYVLDAELARDMLIFQVDLFSARGDLPNSLLEATEREKDIRFSSRTRMNTDKNKQIHNARRAVRDLISKLPDYLKNDPSVEFLAKAARESTVTVVHLIYRSKNYESSSKDYDFSHVAMVEHWEAGVRDVHLSMRHKDWLEQPQSGETMVTYDLTGDVTAPPPKRSE; encoded by the coding sequence ATGACCGATCATAGCCCGGAATCCGCCAGCGTCCCCGCCAATGCGCAACGCGTCCTGGTCCTGCAGGGCGGCGGCGCGCTCGGCTCCTATCAGGCCGGCGCCTTTCAGGCGCTATGCGGCTACGGCTTCGAGCCGGATTGGGTCGCCGGCATCTCCATCGGCGCGATCAACGCCGCCATCATCGCCGGCAATGAGGGCCACACCCGCGTCAAGCGGCTGAAGGAATTCTGGGAAATGGTCTCGGCGCCGGTGCCGTGGAAGCCGGTCGGCAAGAGCGATCACAGCCGCGAGCTGTTCAACTCGACGAGTGCGGCGCTGATCGCCACTTTCGGCGTGCCCGGCTTCTTCGTGCCGCGCGTCCCGCCCGCGCCGATGTGGCCGCCGGGCCATCCCGAAGCCGAGAGCTATTACGACACCGCGCCGCTGAAGAAGACGCTGGAGCGGCTGGTCGATTTCGACCGGATCAACGATCTCAAGACGCGCTTCTCCGTCGGCGCCGTCGGCGTCACCTCGGGCAACTTCAAATATTTCGACAATTACGAGTTCAAGAAGCTCGGCAAGAAGATCGGCCCCGAGCACATCATGGCCTCCGGCGCGCTGCCGCCGGGCTTTCCCTCCGTGATCATCGACGGCGAGCATTACTGGGACGGCGGCATCGCCTCCAATACCCCGCTCGATTACGTGCTCGATGCAGAGCTCGCGCGCGACATGCTGATCTTCCAGGTCGATCTGTTTTCCGCCCGCGGCGATTTGCCGAATTCGCTGCTCGAGGCCACCGAGCGCGAGAAGGACATCCGCTTCTCCAGCCGCACGCGCATGAATACGGACAAGAACAAGCAGATCCACAACGCGCGACGGGCGGTGCGCGACCTGATTTCCAAATTGCCCGATTATCTCAAGAACGACCCTTCCGTCGAATTCCTTGCCAAGGCAGCACGTGAGAGCACCGTCACGGTGGTGCATTTGATCTACCGCAGCAAGAACTACGAATCCTCGTCCAAGGACTACGATTTCTCGCATGTCGCCATGGTCGAGCATTGGGAAGCCGGCGTGCGCGACGTGCATCTGTCGATGCGCCACAAGGACTGGCTCGAGCAGCCGCAGTCCGGCGAGACCATGGTGACCTACGATCTCACGGGGGACGTCACCGCGCCCCCGCCAAAAAGGAGCGAATGA
- a CDS encoding sulfate ABC transporter ATP-binding protein produces the protein MTIEVRNLVKKFGSFAALDSVDLKVDNGELLALLGPSGSGKTTLLRIIAGLDWPDSGEVSFNGEDALAQGARERHVGFVFQHYALFRHMTVFENVAFGLRVQPRAVRKDEATIRARVKELLDLVQLDWLADRYPSQLSGGQRQRIALARALAIEPRILLLDEPFGALDAKVRKELRRWLRSLHHEINVTSIFVTHDQEEALEVANRVVVMDKGRIEQIGSPDDVYETPATAFVHGFIGESIELPVQVDGGVIRLGDRPLQLAAEGLAPGASKLFVRRHDMLVGPPGTGAFEGAVQHVRNFGPVQRAEVALSGGETIEIDAPRDKELRAGDTIGLNPRRYRIFAG, from the coding sequence GTGACCATTGAAGTCAGGAATCTCGTCAAGAAGTTCGGCAGCTTTGCCGCTCTCGACAGTGTCGACCTCAAGGTCGACAACGGCGAATTGCTGGCGCTGCTCGGGCCGTCCGGCTCCGGCAAGACCACCCTGCTGCGCATCATTGCCGGTCTCGACTGGCCGGATTCCGGCGAAGTCTCCTTCAACGGGGAGGACGCGCTGGCCCAGGGCGCGCGCGAGCGCCATGTCGGCTTCGTGTTCCAGCACTATGCGCTGTTCCGCCACATGACCGTGTTCGAGAACGTCGCCTTCGGCCTGCGCGTGCAGCCGCGCGCGGTCCGCAAGGACGAAGCGACGATTCGTGCGCGCGTAAAAGAGCTGCTCGATCTCGTGCAGCTCGACTGGCTCGCCGACCGCTATCCGAGCCAGCTTTCCGGCGGCCAGCGCCAGCGCATCGCGCTCGCCCGCGCTCTGGCGATCGAGCCGCGCATCCTGCTGCTCGACGAGCCCTTCGGTGCGCTCGATGCCAAGGTGCGGAAAGAACTGCGCAGATGGCTGCGCTCGCTCCACCACGAGATCAACGTCACCTCGATCTTCGTCACCCACGACCAGGAGGAGGCGCTCGAGGTCGCCAACCGCGTCGTGGTGATGGACAAGGGCCGGATCGAGCAGATCGGCTCGCCCGACGACGTCTATGAAACCCCGGCGACGGCCTTCGTGCATGGCTTCATCGGCGAATCCATCGAGCTGCCGGTCCAGGTCGATGGCGGCGTGATCAGGCTTGGCGACCGGCCGCTTCAGCTCGCGGCGGAGGGCCTGGCGCCTGGCGCGTCAAAGCTGTTCGTACGGCGACATGACATGCTGGTCGGCCCGCCCGGCACCGGCGCGTTCGAGGGCGCGGTCCAGCACGTCCGCAATTTCGGCCCGGTGCAGCGGGCCGAGGTCGCGCTGTCAGGCGGCGAAACCATCGAGATCGACGCCCCCCGCGACAAGGAACTGCGCGCCGGCGACACCATCGGCCTCAATCCCCGCCGCTACCGGATCTTTGCGGGCTGA